A stretch of Elusimicrobiota bacterium DNA encodes these proteins:
- a CDS encoding glycosyltransferase, translating into MVIEKQNNSTGNGERIRILHAFSTGVLGGTNLAIFELVRRLNPERFACETSFLDGLGPICEHWAQAGFPVHDLRGRFGLLSAGSFFWRLLSSRRYHIIHLYGFRMSLLGRIAAHCCSPRPGIIHGIRGLHVTQGEEVGKLKTRLAIILERWASPLIDHYIANSRGAADFLQSRGLSSKKFTVIPSGVDVDPLSNSNQKTDDIPKIICVSNFHPVKRHVDLIMAVSLLRDAGFQVRCLLVGDGTYKSNIKKMVQDRGLTDMVEFRGSLQPFQVQEALGRADIFVLPSLWEGLPRSIMEAMAAGLPVVATDVSGSNELVVDGETGFLVPVKDFRQLALHLEQLIKNPALRVQMGQTGRLRIHEQFSWQSCVAGHEKVYSDIYRSEFDIQATA; encoded by the coding sequence TTGGTTATAGAAAAACAAAATAATTCCACTGGGAACGGAGAAAGGATTCGAATCCTCCATGCGTTTTCAACAGGAGTCCTTGGCGGCACTAATCTGGCAATTTTTGAGCTGGTTCGACGGCTGAATCCGGAACGATTTGCCTGCGAAACAAGTTTTCTGGACGGCCTTGGGCCTATTTGTGAGCATTGGGCACAGGCAGGTTTTCCTGTCCACGATCTACGGGGACGATTCGGTTTGCTTTCGGCGGGGAGTTTTTTTTGGCGGCTTCTCTCCAGCCGCCGTTACCACATTATTCATCTTTACGGATTTCGGATGAGCCTTCTGGGTCGGATCGCGGCGCATTGTTGTTCGCCCCGCCCCGGGATTATCCATGGAATACGGGGTTTGCATGTAACCCAAGGGGAAGAGGTGGGCAAGCTTAAGACCCGCTTGGCGATTATCCTTGAAAGATGGGCGTCGCCTCTAATTGATCATTATATTGCCAATAGCCGGGGCGCAGCCGATTTCCTCCAAAGCCGCGGCCTTTCGTCTAAAAAATTTACGGTTATTCCCAGCGGCGTTGACGTCGATCCTTTATCCAACAGCAACCAAAAGACTGATGATATCCCTAAGATTATTTGTGTCTCTAATTTTCATCCCGTAAAACGCCATGTTGACTTGATAATGGCCGTCTCTTTATTAAGAGATGCCGGCTTTCAGGTGCGATGTTTATTGGTAGGCGACGGAACGTATAAATCAAATATTAAAAAAATGGTTCAAGATCGCGGTCTAACGGATATGGTCGAGTTCCGCGGCTCATTGCAGCCGTTTCAGGTGCAGGAAGCTCTTGGGCGGGCGGACATTTTTGTTTTACCGTCGCTTTGGGAGGGATTGCCGCGCAGTATCATGGAGGCTATGGCCGCAGGATTGCCCGTTGTCGCTACGGATGTTAGCGGCAGCAATGAACTGGTAGTCGATGGAGAGACAGGGTTTTTGGTTCCCGTTAAAGATTTCCGTCAGCTGGCCTTGCATCTTGAGCAGCTTATTAAAAATCCGGCCTTAAGGGTTCAAATGGGCCAAACCGGCCGCCTCCGCATCCATGAGCAATTTTCCTGGCAAAGCTGCGTGGCCGGGCATGAAAAGGTCTATTCCGATATTTACCGGTCTGAATTCGATATCCAGGCTACGGCCTGA
- a CDS encoding methyltransferase domain-containing protein, translating to MTINKIPWWGKIAAKVILSRVPFGYRFWKALRLFQHGAMERPAYAYEIFMRHFKRFGRPEFVGLELGPGDSLFSALIASATGSTSYYLVDMAYYAQQQPRAYLRMAQYLKEKGMKTPDLQNTSGLEEILDSCGATYKTAGLESLREIPTNSVDFIWSQAVLEHVKRADFSGLMKELRRIIRQDGLCSHRIDLRDHLGGGINHLRFSEKIWESDFISCSGFYTNRMPYSEMLSCFKTAGFGVEIVSLDRRDALPISKKKLDQKFRNLTEEELCVQGFDVLLRPA from the coding sequence ATGACTATCAATAAGATTCCTTGGTGGGGGAAAATTGCCGCTAAGGTTATTTTATCGCGAGTCCCATTCGGTTATCGGTTTTGGAAGGCGCTGCGTTTATTCCAGCATGGAGCCATGGAACGACCGGCCTATGCTTATGAAATATTTATGAGGCATTTCAAAAGGTTTGGCCGCCCGGAATTTGTCGGTTTAGAGTTGGGTCCCGGGGATTCTCTCTTTTCCGCTTTGATTGCTTCCGCTACAGGATCGACCTCTTATTATCTGGTTGATATGGCGTATTATGCGCAACAGCAACCCCGAGCCTATTTGCGGATGGCGCAATATCTTAAAGAGAAAGGCATGAAAACGCCTGATTTGCAAAATACAAGCGGTCTGGAAGAAATTTTGGATTCTTGCGGGGCTACTTATAAAACGGCCGGATTGGAGTCGCTCAGGGAGATTCCGACCAATTCAGTGGATTTTATATGGTCGCAGGCGGTATTGGAACACGTTAAGCGTGCCGATTTTTCGGGATTAATGAAAGAGCTTAGGCGCATTATTCGCCAAGACGGCCTGTGTTCGCATCGCATTGACTTAAGGGACCATTTGGGCGGAGGTATTAATCATTTGCGATTTTCAGAAAAAATTTGGGAGTCTGATTTTATCTCTTGTTCCGGTTTTTACACAAATCGCATGCCTTATTCTGAGATGTTGTCTTGTTTTAAGACGGCCGGTTTTGGCGTTGAGATAGTTTCGTTGGATCGCAGGGATGCGTTGCCGATTTCTAAGAAAAAATTAGACCAAAAATTCAGAAATTTGACCGAAGAAGAACTGTGCGTCCAGGGTTTCGATGTTCTTTTAAGGCCTGCATAA
- a CDS encoding O-antigen ligase family protein: protein MVNLYKGAAFEQTLFYLSFFFVLLFLLSHPGGLAWDKISKALFVLSLCLACLAIVEHCFDGFADLLKQLFHPMTHESLRRQSMVSFQNPGTFGAFMVIGYILGLTVTRNIPTGLFLLLEIIFITAVVFSQSRIALAMISFIFTIHSYIRLKKFRWGRLVFALIMCSGLFLVSRMPRIKWMHTIMSLPVEFNYRVNLALTGRVSIWTGSLKVWSDHKVLGVGPGNSKHFLPSYLPYWLNDRQQHPHNLFLRVLCETGLIGLAAFLIFALHLFKPLSRRFLNMEFWPLWAFLFFQMFEEHTRDAFPALLLVLLTARAVQKESEIQQCAA, encoded by the coding sequence TTGGTCAATCTTTATAAGGGCGCGGCGTTTGAGCAGACGTTATTTTATCTGTCGTTTTTCTTTGTTTTGTTATTTCTTTTGAGCCATCCCGGGGGTTTGGCATGGGACAAGATATCCAAAGCCTTATTCGTATTAAGTTTGTGTTTGGCTTGTTTGGCTATTGTTGAGCATTGTTTTGATGGATTCGCGGATTTGCTGAAACAACTTTTTCACCCTATGACCCACGAGTCTTTACGTAGACAGTCCATGGTGTCATTCCAGAACCCCGGCACGTTCGGGGCTTTTATGGTTATCGGTTATATCTTGGGTTTAACCGTGACGCGGAACATTCCTACCGGCCTTTTTTTACTGTTAGAGATTATTTTTATTACAGCCGTCGTTTTTTCTCAGTCGCGCATTGCTTTAGCGATGATTTCATTTATTTTTACTATTCACAGTTATATACGCTTGAAGAAGTTTCGATGGGGCCGATTGGTTTTTGCTTTGATCATGTGTTCGGGATTATTCCTGGTTTCCAGGATGCCCAGAATAAAATGGATGCATACGATTATGTCCTTGCCTGTAGAATTTAACTATAGGGTGAATTTAGCGTTGACCGGACGCGTAAGCATATGGACGGGATCGTTGAAAGTTTGGTCCGATCATAAAGTGTTGGGCGTCGGTCCCGGCAACTCTAAACATTTTTTACCCTCTTATTTACCCTATTGGTTAAACGACAGGCAACAGCATCCTCATAATTTGTTTTTAAGGGTACTCTGCGAAACCGGCCTTATAGGGCTTGCGGCTTTTTTGATATTTGCACTTCATTTGTTTAAGCCTTTATCCCGCCGGTTTCTGAACATGGAATTTTGGCCTTTATGGGCCTTTTTGTTTTTCCAAATGTTTGAAGAACATACGCGGGATGCTTTTCCGGCCTTGTTGTTGGTTTTATTGACAGCGCGGGCTGTGCAAAAAGAGAGCGAAATTCAACAATGTGCGGCATAG
- a CDS encoding class I SAM-dependent methyltransferase, which translates to MMIDLAPQSRINNPALLGFIKAKSLTHEHLLAIVRTEAARFPDHSTVRILDVGCGRGDLLAYLSGNLSDLTSKKFEFYGFDVTDDGVHSDGYLLETIKNLSILRPDVTWSERIRGISVNESWPYPDDFFDVILSNQVLEHVMDYDHFFSQLRRTLRDGGYCAQVFPLAHCIYESHVNLPFVHRMKNYEFLRGCIKAMSWLGLGNFKSQQRHSGISLDDFSKRTADYIMFFTNYLSHRDALELGKRYKMRASYRYTKEFYERKVRKILGLPARSNYQMQGNALYDWLCVMAFKYVSSVTLFCEKKVRGRF; encoded by the coding sequence ATGATGATTGATCTGGCACCGCAATCGCGGATAAACAACCCAGCCTTACTAGGATTCATTAAAGCAAAAAGTCTCACCCATGAACACTTGCTCGCCATTGTGCGGACGGAGGCAGCGCGGTTCCCGGATCATTCAACGGTCAGAATTCTTGACGTGGGTTGCGGCCGAGGCGACTTGTTGGCGTATCTTAGCGGCAATCTATCTGATTTGACTTCAAAGAAATTCGAATTTTATGGTTTTGACGTTACCGATGACGGCGTTCATAGCGATGGTTATTTACTGGAGACGATTAAAAATCTCTCAATATTGCGACCCGATGTCACCTGGAGCGAGCGAATTCGCGGGATTTCGGTGAATGAATCATGGCCCTATCCAGATGATTTCTTCGATGTAATTCTCTCAAATCAAGTCCTAGAGCATGTCATGGATTACGACCATTTTTTTTCCCAACTACGACGAACTTTACGCGACGGCGGCTACTGTGCCCAAGTTTTTCCTTTAGCGCATTGTATTTACGAGAGCCATGTGAACCTGCCGTTTGTTCATCGCATGAAAAACTATGAATTTTTGAGAGGTTGCATTAAGGCCATGAGCTGGTTGGGGTTGGGGAATTTCAAAAGCCAACAACGGCATTCCGGAATATCGCTTGACGATTTCAGCAAACGAACCGCCGACTACATCATGTTTTTCACAAACTATTTGAGCCATCGAGATGCGCTTGAGCTTGGGAAACGATACAAAATGCGAGCTTCCTATCGGTATACCAAGGAATTTTATGAGAGAAAAGTCCGTAAAATTTTAGGATTGCCGGCCCGTTCTAATTACCAGATGCAAGGCAACGCGTTGTATGATTGGCTTTGTGTTATGGCGTTTAAGTACGTCTCAAGCGTTACTCTATTTTGCGAAAAAAAGGTTCGGGGCCGGTTTTAA
- a CDS encoding glycosyltransferase family 4 protein, which produces MKPILYGSIAAWWNDLPATINMITGLGFIFSSQSAWSKIVRWALMPVLKRLFRATNSYVIFQNKQDYDELCDADVVARARAAVIRGSGVDIERFFPRPEPDGQPVVLMASRMLWSKGVGDFVEAAKLLKNRRSLRCVLVGILDKENPDGVPEETLLEWDRQGIIEWWGERKDMDNVINNSHVVVLPTYYGEGLPKILLEAAACGRPLVATAVRGCLEIVRPEKNGFLVPPKDPPALAHAIEMLVGDPSLRALFGNQGREIVVQEFSSAKIVEETLAVYKNLLDRPSTVNSQPFLV; this is translated from the coding sequence ATGAAGCCTATTCTTTATGGTTCGATTGCCGCATGGTGGAATGATTTGCCGGCTACGATCAATATGATCACCGGCTTGGGTTTTATTTTTTCTTCCCAGAGCGCGTGGTCAAAAATTGTTCGTTGGGCGCTGATGCCGGTGCTTAAAAGGCTTTTCCGGGCGACCAATTCCTATGTTATTTTTCAAAACAAGCAGGATTATGACGAGCTGTGCGACGCAGACGTTGTTGCGCGCGCCAGGGCTGCCGTTATTCGGGGAAGCGGGGTTGATATAGAGCGTTTTTTCCCTCGCCCTGAGCCCGATGGCCAGCCTGTCGTTTTGATGGCCTCGCGCATGTTATGGAGCAAGGGAGTGGGGGATTTCGTGGAAGCGGCAAAATTGTTGAAGAATCGCCGGAGTCTACGTTGCGTATTAGTCGGCATCCTGGATAAAGAGAATCCGGACGGCGTTCCTGAGGAAACCCTTTTAGAGTGGGACCGGCAGGGAATTATTGAATGGTGGGGCGAAAGAAAAGACATGGACAATGTGATTAACAATTCTCATGTCGTGGTATTACCCACTTATTACGGCGAGGGGTTGCCTAAAATTTTACTGGAAGCGGCTGCTTGCGGAAGGCCGTTGGTGGCCACCGCGGTTCGAGGGTGTTTGGAAATCGTTCGACCTGAAAAGAATGGTTTTTTGGTGCCTCCCAAAGACCCGCCGGCTTTAGCCCATGCTATTGAAATGTTGGTTGGCGATCCCTCTTTGCGCGCTTTATTCGGAAATCAAGGCAGGGAGATCGTCGTGCAGGAATTTTCATCGGCCAAAATAGTTGAGGAAACGTTGGCTGTTTATAAAAATTTGTTAGACCGACCCTCAACCGTTAATAGCCAGCCGTTTCTAGTATAA
- the asnB gene encoding asparagine synthase (glutamine-hydrolyzing) codes for MCGIAGHLDYKGRHPPSRLRTFAASMADTLRHRGPDGDGTWVDPRGNIALGHRRLAILDLSPEGRQPMSCSCGRYVVVLNGEIYNYRELRKKLDEDGGSPSVHWRGSSDTEVLLESICRYGLKEALNNFIGMFAFALWDQQQRSLYLARDRMGEKPLYYLWTPGFVLFGSELKALKAHPDFSAEIDRYALDLYLRYAYVPAPHSIFRGVRKLPAGSFLEIEISVPSEPKMFCYWSAQGMVEQAKREPISGHEADLKDRVKALLKDAIGLQMRSDVPLGAFLSGGIDSSVVSAFMQAASDRPIKTFTIGFKETSHDESGHAREVAHCLKTDHTEIFVNPQDALDVIPQLPHIYDEPFADSSQVPTYLLAKLTRRYVTVSLSGDGGDELFGGYNRYKLGLYGRSLSAVPKFLRRALARGLTACPPHFWDKLSQNLMPLLPKKLHWTDVGDKIHKLAPIISLEKPEDMYQSLLSHWPKFSPVVKGAPSLSNGTADWDQKPTRTEFIQKMMYLDLVNYLPDDILVKVDRAGMAVGLESRVPFLDHRLVELAWRLPLEVKIRNGQRKWILRQILYEYVPKSIVDRPKMGFGVPLASWLRGPLRGWADSLLDEHRLVREGFFEPEPIRRKWQEHCSGARNWQHQLWPVLMFQGWLEVYG; via the coding sequence ATGTGCGGCATAGCCGGTCATCTTGATTACAAGGGGCGGCATCCGCCGTCTCGGCTACGCACGTTTGCGGCTTCAATGGCGGATACATTGAGGCATCGCGGTCCGGATGGTGATGGGACGTGGGTTGACCCGAGGGGCAATATCGCTTTAGGGCATCGACGCTTAGCCATTTTAGATTTATCACCCGAGGGGCGACAGCCCATGAGCTGTTCGTGCGGCCGGTACGTTGTTGTGTTAAACGGCGAGATTTATAACTACCGTGAGCTGAGAAAAAAATTAGACGAAGACGGCGGATCGCCGTCCGTGCATTGGCGGGGCAGCTCGGATACGGAAGTCCTGTTGGAAAGCATTTGCCGTTATGGCTTGAAAGAAGCCCTGAATAATTTTATCGGCATGTTCGCTTTCGCTCTTTGGGATCAGCAGCAGCGGAGCCTTTATTTAGCAAGGGACCGGATGGGGGAAAAGCCGCTTTATTATTTATGGACTCCCGGATTTGTTTTATTCGGATCAGAACTAAAAGCCTTAAAGGCGCATCCTGATTTTTCGGCCGAAATCGATCGTTATGCCCTGGATCTTTATCTGCGTTATGCTTATGTTCCCGCACCCCATTCTATTTTTCGCGGCGTCCGCAAGCTCCCCGCGGGGTCTTTTTTGGAGATAGAAATTTCGGTTCCCTCTGAACCTAAAATGTTTTGTTATTGGTCGGCTCAAGGAATGGTTGAGCAAGCCAAGCGCGAACCGATCTCCGGTCATGAAGCCGATCTAAAGGATCGGGTCAAAGCGCTTCTTAAGGACGCTATCGGCCTTCAAATGAGATCGGATGTTCCTTTAGGAGCTTTTCTTTCAGGGGGGATTGATTCGTCGGTTGTCTCAGCGTTCATGCAGGCGGCGAGCGATCGTCCCATCAAAACGTTCACCATCGGCTTTAAAGAAACCAGCCACGATGAATCCGGGCATGCCAGAGAGGTGGCTCATTGCCTTAAAACCGACCATACGGAGATTTTTGTTAACCCCCAAGATGCTCTGGATGTTATTCCTCAATTGCCTCATATTTATGACGAACCGTTTGCTGATTCATCTCAAGTACCGACCTATCTCTTGGCGAAACTGACGCGGCGTTACGTTACAGTTAGTCTTTCCGGAGACGGGGGGGATGAATTGTTCGGCGGCTACAATCGCTATAAACTCGGTCTTTATGGGAGATCGTTGAGCGCTGTGCCTAAATTTTTAAGGAGGGCTCTGGCCCGTGGTCTCACCGCTTGCCCTCCTCATTTTTGGGATAAGCTGAGCCAAAATTTGATGCCATTATTGCCAAAAAAATTGCATTGGACTGACGTGGGAGACAAAATTCATAAATTGGCCCCTATTATTTCTTTGGAGAAACCTGAGGACATGTATCAAAGCCTGCTTTCTCATTGGCCTAAATTTTCGCCTGTTGTCAAAGGCGCCCCCTCGCTCTCCAATGGCACGGCCGATTGGGACCAGAAGCCGACCCGGACTGAGTTTATTCAAAAGATGATGTATCTGGATTTGGTCAATTATTTGCCTGATGACATTCTTGTCAAGGTGGATAGAGCCGGCATGGCCGTCGGCTTAGAATCGAGAGTGCCGTTTTTGGACCATCGTCTTGTTGAGCTGGCGTGGCGTTTACCTTTGGAAGTTAAGATTAGAAACGGACAAAGGAAATGGATCCTAAGGCAAATTCTTTATGAATATGTCCCCAAAAGCATTGTTGATCGCCCTAAAATGGGGTTCGGCGTTCCCCTTGCTTCTTGGTTACGCGGTCCTTTGAGGGGATGGGCCGATTCATTGCTCGATGAACATCGTCTTGTTCGCGAAGGATTTTTTGAGCCGGAACCTATACGCCGGAAATGGCAAGAACATTGCTCCGGAGCGCGCAACTGGCAACATCAGCTTTGGCCCGTGCTGATGTTCCAGGGTTGGCTGGAAGTTTATGGATAG
- a CDS encoding NAD-dependent epimerase/dehydratase family protein → MALALITGATGFVGRHLVASLRQEGVKTRLLIRNRTRIPLSWFNDRGIEILESNLADLTGVKRACEGADVIFHLAGKSDAEVDRKNTGDHREHTGFSRILSEAASVKGVQSFIYFSSVKVMGEASGQCLNENISPQSQTPYAVSRWESEKLILANTRLPHVSVLRLTPVYGPGCGGNLMRMLRLIKLGIFPPLPDVGNKRSFVAVHDVVQAAHLVMKNPASNRQTYIVSGDEAPSTRDLYIYLCDALGKKVPSWTVPFGVFQKIARLGEGTNIIFRRRLFPMDEISLSRLFGSAWYSCDKIKRELGYQPKFRLQGCLPEIISHGSGRSYD, encoded by the coding sequence ATGGCTTTAGCGCTGATTACAGGCGCTACAGGATTTGTTGGCCGGCATCTTGTCGCCTCGCTTCGGCAAGAAGGGGTGAAGACGCGCCTGTTGATTAGGAATAGAACCAGGATCCCTCTTTCTTGGTTCAATGATCGCGGAATTGAAATATTGGAGAGCAACTTGGCTGATTTGACTGGTGTTAAAAGAGCATGCGAAGGAGCGGATGTTATTTTTCATTTGGCCGGAAAATCGGATGCGGAAGTGGATCGTAAAAATACCGGCGATCATCGGGAACACACCGGCTTTAGCCGGATTTTGTCGGAAGCTGCTTCCGTAAAAGGCGTCCAATCGTTTATTTATTTCAGCTCAGTTAAAGTAATGGGGGAAGCAAGTGGGCAATGCCTTAATGAGAATATAAGCCCCCAATCCCAAACACCTTATGCGGTTTCCAGGTGGGAAAGTGAAAAGTTGATCCTGGCGAATACGCGTCTGCCGCACGTGAGTGTTTTAAGATTGACGCCTGTTTATGGCCCGGGCTGCGGGGGCAATTTGATGCGCATGCTTCGTTTGATTAAATTGGGAATTTTTCCGCCGTTGCCGGATGTCGGGAATAAGCGTTCTTTTGTCGCTGTTCACGATGTCGTCCAGGCGGCTCATTTGGTTATGAAAAACCCCGCATCTAATCGGCAGACTTATATTGTTTCGGGAGACGAAGCCCCGTCCACCAGGGATCTCTATATTTATTTGTGTGATGCCTTGGGGAAAAAAGTCCCAAGCTGGACCGTTCCTTTCGGCGTTTTTCAAAAGATTGCCAGATTGGGCGAAGGAACCAATATTATTTTCAGAAGGCGTCTTTTCCCAATGGATGAAATTTCCTTGTCAAGGCTTTTTGGCTCTGCTTGGTATAGCTGCGATAAAATTAAGCGCGAACTTGGCTATCAGCCGAAATTTCGGTTGCAAGGATGTCTTCCTGAAATCATCTCCCATGGTTCCGGCCGTTCATATGATTGA
- a CDS encoding glycosyltransferase family 4 protein: MVPAVHMIEGAVLAAAWLIAAIGTWMVVRFCAWERALDRPNERSLHTHPVPRLGGLAILAAFILGATFLVLLHRGGVRFLPRLLLCLLPVTIVSLWDDLGGVSVMKRLLIHTSAAGLFVFWDKPMLNHGWFSIAFFIVFIVTMLNIYNFMDGLDGLAAGMTVCGFGSLAILSHLSGFGDLASLCCVLACSCGGFLVFNFPPGRIFMGDVGSASLGFLTGTIVLTGTLIGAFSAGAAAIVFSPFLVDSIVTLVRRLLAREKIWISHRSHYYQRLVLAGYSPRDAVLMEYGLMIVCGIGALFYELSIDRLRHMIMMAFGAGYALLAWRIEQIERFKNDGNNFNKVSVAGR, encoded by the coding sequence ATGGTTCCGGCCGTTCATATGATTGAAGGGGCAGTTTTAGCCGCGGCATGGCTGATTGCCGCGATCGGCACATGGATGGTTGTTCGTTTCTGTGCCTGGGAAAGGGCGCTTGATCGGCCTAATGAGCGTTCTTTGCATACTCATCCGGTTCCTCGATTGGGCGGATTAGCTATTCTGGCGGCGTTTATTTTAGGTGCGACCTTTTTAGTTTTACTTCACCGGGGGGGTGTTCGATTTTTGCCAAGGCTTCTCCTATGTTTATTGCCGGTAACGATTGTTTCCCTATGGGACGATCTTGGCGGAGTTTCTGTGATGAAAAGGCTTTTAATTCACACCAGCGCAGCCGGCCTTTTCGTTTTTTGGGACAAGCCGATGCTTAATCATGGTTGGTTTTCGATAGCGTTCTTCATTGTATTTATCGTGACGATGCTTAACATTTACAATTTTATGGATGGTTTAGACGGATTGGCAGCCGGCATGACCGTCTGCGGTTTCGGGAGCCTGGCGATTTTAAGTCATTTGTCCGGCTTTGGAGACTTGGCTTCTTTGTGTTGCGTCTTAGCTTGTTCTTGCGGGGGTTTTTTAGTATTTAATTTTCCCCCTGGAAGAATCTTTATGGGAGACGTGGGTTCGGCTTCTTTGGGTTTTTTAACCGGAACAATCGTATTAACGGGAACTCTGATCGGCGCTTTCTCTGCCGGCGCCGCCGCCATTGTTTTTTCTCCTTTTCTGGTTGATTCTATCGTGACATTGGTGAGAAGGTTGCTTGCGAGGGAGAAAATTTGGATTTCACATCGCAGCCATTATTATCAACGGTTGGTTTTAGCCGGTTATAGCCCCAGAGATGCCGTCCTTATGGAGTATGGTTTGATGATTGTCTGCGGCATCGGTGCTTTGTTTTATGAATTAAGCATAGATCGTCTGCGGCATATGATTATGATGGCTTTCGGAGCGGGGTATGCCTTGTTAGCCTGGCGTATTGAACAAATCGAAAGATTCAAAAATGACGGTAACAATTTCAATAAGGTCAGCGTGGCTGGACGATGA